One stretch of Armigeres subalbatus isolate Guangzhou_Male chromosome 2, GZ_Asu_2, whole genome shotgun sequence DNA includes these proteins:
- the LOC134215882 gene encoding putative nuclease HARBI1 → MNLNTALFINVNIRNEKKFCIRRGDGDNFKALYRFSRENVEWLSDHFLNDREDTRGGGLSNVLKMKIFLRYLGDPGFQVGVGEDVGVHQTTVCKTIWHVCQKIIEKSNEWIKFPSTENEFREAKRSWSRKGKIPNAIGAIDCTHVKIERPHRHPDEFINRKGLASFNVQATCDANDVITSIDCSWPGSVHDSRIWKNSDVYRTMFENTSGALLLGDEGYAIAPWIMTPYRNPDTVVRVNYNKIFCRERVVIERVFGQVKRRFPFLQNTVRMITHRVPSMVLACFILHNVAKYLQDEDFDYDEDDAGDANNVGANEIGDIRIRGRNRRDAIAVLLSRSSHVAVDE, encoded by the exons ATGAATTTAAACACCGCTTTATTTATCAATGTAaatataagaaatgagaagaaattttgtATACGTCGTGGGGATGGTGATAATTTTAAAGCGCTTTATCGGTTTTCTCGCGAAAATGTCGAATGGCTATCCGATCATTTTCTTAATGACCGAGAGGATACAAGAGGAGGTGGATTGAGTAATGtactgaaaatgaaaattttcctacGATATTTAGGTGACCCGGGATTTCAG gTTGGTGTTGGAGAAGATGTCGGTGTCCATCAAACAACAGTGTGCAAAACTATTTGGCATGTTTGccagaaaataattgaaaaatcaaaTGAGTGGATTAAATTTCCATCCACCGAAAATGAGTTCCGTGAGGCCAAACGTAGTTGGAGCCGCAAGGGGAAAATCCCGAATGCAATTGGAGCTATCGATTGCACCCATGTTAAAATCGAACGACCTCATAGGCATCCAGATGAGTTCATCAACAGGAAAGGATTAGCATCATTCAACGTCCAAGCTACATGTGATGCAAACGACGTCATCACCAGTATCGATTGTTCTTGGCCAGGATCGGTTCACGATTCTAGgatctggaagaattcagacgTCTATAGAACCATGTTTGAAAATACTTCAGGAGCACTACTTCTGGGTGATGAAGGTTATGCAATTGCTCCATGGATTATGACACCATATAGAAATCCGGATACTGTAGTCCGTGTTAACTACAACAAAATTTTCTGCCGGGAACGCGTTGTTATTGAAAGGGTTTTTGGCCAAGTTAAAAGAAGATTTCCCTTTCTACAGAACACTGTACGTATGATTACACATCGTGTACCGTCAATGGTTCTAGCCTGTTTTATACTGCATAATGTTGCTAAATATCTCCAAGATGAAGACTTCGACTATGATGAAGATGATGCTGGCGATGCGAATAATGTTGGTGCCAATGAAATTGGCGATATACGAATTCGTGGACGTAACAGAAGGGATGCAATTGCTGTATTGCTTAGCAGATCGAGTCATGTAGCAGTAGATGAATAA